A genomic region of Methylobacterium durans contains the following coding sequences:
- the lepA gene encoding translation elongation factor 4, with product MTASPISNIRNFSIVAHIDHGKSTLADRLIETTGTVSQREMGEQMLDSMDIERERGITIKAQTVRLEYRAQDGKDYVLNLMDTPGHVDFAYEVSRSLAACEGSLLVVDASQGVEAQTLANVYQALDANHEIVPVLNKIDLPAAEPDRVKQQIEEVIGLDASDAVPISAKTGLNIEAVLEAIVTRLPPPKGDRGAPLKALLVDSWYDVYLGVVVLVRVVDGVLKKGMTIRMMGADAVYGVDRIGVFRPKMADIGELGPGEVGFLTASIKEVADTRVGDTITEDKRQTTEMLSGFKEVQAVVFCGLFPVDAAEFENLRSAMGKLRLNDASFSYEMETSAALGFGFRCGFLGLLHLEIIQERLEREFNLDLISTAPSVVYHLHMSDGTTRELHNPADMPDVMKIDSIEEPWIRATILTPDEYLGGVLKLCQDRRGIQVDLNYVGKRAMVVYDLPLNEVVFDFYDRLKSISKGYASFDYHVSDYREGDLVKMSLLVNAEPVDALSMLVHRSRAESRGRAMCEKLKDLIPRHLFQIPVQAAIGGKIIARETIRALSKDVTAKCYGGDISRKRKLLDKQKEGKKRMRQFGRVEIPQEAFIAALKMDS from the coding sequence ATGACCGCGTCCCCGATTTCGAACATCCGCAACTTCTCGATCGTCGCGCATATCGACCACGGGAAGTCGACCCTGGCCGACCGTCTCATCGAGACGACCGGCACGGTGAGCCAGCGCGAAATGGGCGAGCAGATGCTCGACTCGATGGACATCGAGCGCGAGCGTGGCATCACCATCAAGGCGCAGACGGTGCGCCTCGAATACCGCGCCCAGGATGGCAAGGACTACGTCCTGAACCTGATGGACACGCCCGGCCACGTCGACTTCGCCTATGAGGTCTCGCGCTCGCTCGCGGCCTGCGAGGGCTCGCTCCTCGTGGTCGATGCCTCGCAGGGCGTCGAGGCGCAGACGCTCGCCAACGTCTACCAGGCGCTCGACGCCAACCACGAGATCGTCCCCGTCCTCAACAAGATCGACCTGCCCGCGGCCGAGCCCGACCGCGTCAAGCAGCAGATCGAGGAGGTGATCGGCCTCGATGCGTCCGACGCGGTGCCGATCTCGGCCAAGACCGGTCTCAACATTGAGGCGGTGCTGGAGGCGATCGTCACCCGCCTGCCGCCGCCGAAGGGCGACCGCGGGGCGCCCCTCAAGGCGCTGCTCGTCGATTCCTGGTACGATGTCTATCTCGGCGTCGTCGTGCTCGTGCGCGTGGTCGACGGCGTGCTGAAGAAGGGCATGACCATCCGCATGATGGGCGCGGATGCCGTGTACGGCGTCGACCGCATCGGAGTGTTCCGGCCCAAGATGGCCGATATCGGCGAGCTCGGACCCGGCGAGGTCGGCTTCCTCACGGCCTCTATCAAGGAGGTGGCCGACACCCGCGTCGGCGACACCATCACCGAGGACAAGCGCCAGACCACCGAGATGCTGTCCGGCTTCAAGGAGGTGCAGGCGGTCGTCTTCTGCGGGCTATTCCCGGTCGATGCCGCCGAGTTCGAGAACCTGCGCTCGGCGATGGGCAAGCTTCGGCTCAACGACGCGAGCTTCTCCTACGAGATGGAGACGAGCGCCGCCCTCGGCTTCGGCTTCCGGTGCGGCTTCCTCGGTCTCCTTCACCTCGAGATCATCCAGGAGCGGCTGGAGCGCGAGTTCAACCTGGACCTGATCTCGACGGCGCCGAGCGTGGTCTATCACCTGCACATGAGCGACGGGACGACGCGGGAGCTGCACAACCCGGCCGACATGCCCGACGTCATGAAGATCGATTCGATCGAGGAGCCCTGGATTCGCGCGACGATCCTGACCCCCGACGAGTATCTCGGCGGCGTCCTCAAGCTCTGCCAGGACCGTCGCGGCATCCAGGTGGACCTGAACTACGTCGGCAAGCGCGCGATGGTGGTCTACGACCTGCCGCTGAACGAGGTCGTGTTCGATTTCTACGATCGGCTGAAGTCGATCTCGAAGGGCTACGCCTCCTTCGACTATCACGTCTCGGACTACCGCGAGGGCGACCTCGTGAAGATGTCGCTCCTCGTCAATGCCGAGCCCGTCGACGCGCTCTCGATGCTGGTCCACCGCTCCCGTGCCGAATCGCGCGGGCGCGCCATGTGCGAGAAGCTGAAGGACCTGATCCCGCGCCACCTCTTCCAGATCCCGGTCCAGGCGGCGATTGGTGGCAAGATCATCGCCCGCGAGACGATCCGAGCGTTGTCGAAGGACGTGACCGCCAAGTGCTACGGCGGCGATATCTCCCGCAAGCGCAAGCTCCTCGACAAGCAGAAGGAGGGCAAGAAGCGCATGCGCCAGTTCGGCCGCGTGGAGATCCCGCAGGAAGCGTTCATCGCCGCCCTGAAGATGGACAGCTGA
- a CDS encoding HugZ family protein: MAADDGMDRDERRGPAQPLPAAEAPFDAIGLARTLLRSIRSGALATIDAGDGTPFASLVTIATDVDGTPLMLLSRLSAHTRNLIADPRCSLLFSQGGKGDPLAHPRLTVTGRAAQTSEARARERFLARHPKAKLYADFPDFGFFALEPAAGHLNGGFAKAATLDPRELLIDLAGAEAVVAGERGAVEHMNADHADAVALYAGAAGEGDGPWRLSGLDPEGMDLMAGDRTARITYPEPVRDMGALRQSLVAMAATARAKAG; the protein is encoded by the coding sequence ATGGCCGCTGATGACGGAATGGATCGGGACGAGCGGCGCGGACCGGCGCAGCCGCTTCCCGCGGCCGAGGCGCCCTTCGACGCGATCGGCCTCGCGCGCACCCTCCTGCGAAGCATTCGCTCGGGGGCCCTCGCCACGATCGATGCGGGCGACGGGACGCCGTTCGCTTCTCTCGTCACGATCGCGACCGACGTCGACGGCACGCCCCTGATGCTGCTCTCGCGTCTCTCCGCCCATACCCGCAACCTGATCGCCGATCCCCGCTGCTCACTCCTGTTCTCGCAGGGGGGCAAGGGCGATCCGCTCGCCCATCCACGGCTCACGGTGACGGGCCGCGCCGCGCAGACGAGCGAGGCCCGCGCCCGTGAGCGCTTCCTCGCCCGCCATCCGAAGGCGAAGCTCTACGCCGACTTTCCCGATTTCGGGTTCTTCGCATTGGAGCCCGCGGCCGGGCACCTCAACGGCGGATTCGCCAAGGCCGCGACGCTCGATCCCCGCGAACTTCTCATCGACCTCGCCGGCGCCGAGGCGGTGGTCGCGGGCGAGCGGGGCGCCGTCGAGCATATGAACGCCGACCATGCCGACGCCGTCGCGCTCTACGCGGGCGCGGCAGGGGAGGGGGACGGGCCCTGGCGGCTCAGCGGGCTCGATCCGGAGGGCATGGACCTGATGGCGGGGGATCGGACTGCCCGGATCACCTATCCCGAACCGGTCCGCGACATGGGGGCTTTGCGCCAATCTCTCGTCGCGATGGCCGCCACAGCCCGCGCCAAAGCCGGCTGA
- a CDS encoding response regulator transcription factor, which produces MPTIALVDDDRNILTSVSIALETEGYRIQTYTDGASALDGLRHSPPDLAIFDIKMPRMDGMELLRRLRQKSDLPVIFLTSKDEEIDELFGLKMGADDFIHKPFSQRLLVERVKAVLRRFAPKDGPGAPAREADAAARSLERGLLMMDPERHTCTWKGEPVTLTVTEFLILQALAQRPGVVKSRNALMDAAYDDQVYVDDRTIDSHIKRLRKKFKVVDTNFDMIETLYGVGYRFKES; this is translated from the coding sequence ATGCCGACCATCGCACTCGTCGACGACGACCGTAACATTCTGACCTCCGTGTCGATCGCGCTGGAGACCGAAGGCTATCGCATCCAGACCTACACCGACGGCGCCTCGGCTCTCGACGGCCTGCGCCACTCCCCGCCGGACCTCGCCATCTTCGATATCAAGATGCCGCGCATGGACGGGATGGAGCTTCTCCGGCGCCTGCGGCAGAAATCCGATCTTCCCGTGATCTTTTTGACGTCGAAGGACGAGGAGATCGACGAATTGTTCGGCCTCAAGATGGGCGCCGACGATTTCATCCATAAGCCGTTCTCGCAGCGGCTGCTGGTTGAGCGCGTGAAGGCGGTGCTCCGTCGCTTCGCACCCAAGGACGGCCCCGGCGCCCCGGCGCGCGAGGCGGACGCGGCCGCCCGCTCTCTGGAGCGCGGCCTGCTGATGATGGACCCGGAGCGCCACACCTGCACCTGGAAGGGCGAGCCGGTGACGCTCACCGTCACGGAGTTCCTGATCCTGCAGGCACTCGCCCAGCGGCCCGGCGTCGTGAAGAGCCGCAATGCCCTGATGGACGCGGCCTACGACGATCAGGTCTACGTGGACGATCGGACCATCGACAGCCACATCAAGCGGCTGCGCAAGAAGTTCAAGGTGGTCGATACCAACTTCGATATGATCGAGACCCTGTACGGAGTCGGCTACCGCTTCAAGGAAAGCTGA
- a CDS encoding PTS sugar transporter subunit IIA yields MIGMVLVTHGLLATEFKAALEHVVGPQKQIETITIGPEDDMELRRRDIMSAVGRVNSGNGVVVLTDMFGGTPSNLALSCMNGGAVEVVAGINLPMLIKLASVRDEESLGDAVLHAQEAGRKYINVASRVLAGK; encoded by the coding sequence ATGATTGGAATGGTGCTCGTCACCCACGGGTTGCTGGCGACCGAGTTCAAGGCCGCTCTGGAGCACGTGGTCGGCCCCCAGAAGCAGATCGAGACCATCACGATCGGGCCCGAGGACGATATGGAGCTGCGCCGGCGCGATATCATGTCGGCTGTCGGTCGGGTCAACTCCGGCAACGGGGTCGTGGTTCTCACGGACATGTTCGGCGGTACGCCGTCGAATCTTGCCCTCTCCTGCATGAACGGCGGTGCGGTCGAGGTCGTCGCCGGCATCAATCTTCCGATGCTGATCAAGCTCGCGAGCGTCCGCGACGAGGAATCGCTCGGCGACGCCGTCCTCCACGCGCAGGAGGCTGGCCGCAAATACATCAACGTCGCCTCCCGCGTGCTGGCCGGGAAGTAG
- a CDS encoding HPr family phosphocarrier protein translates to MSDSFAADDEERPPIPEGGFLRILPIINRRGLHARASAKFVQMVERFDATVAVTRAGETVGGRSIMGLLTLGAAQGTSIGVTAVGADAEACLDAIEGLLADRFGEDE, encoded by the coding sequence ATGAGCGACAGTTTCGCCGCCGACGACGAGGAGCGGCCGCCGATCCCCGAAGGCGGTTTCCTGCGCATCCTGCCGATCATCAACCGACGCGGCCTGCATGCCCGGGCCTCAGCGAAATTCGTCCAGATGGTGGAGCGCTTCGACGCGACCGTCGCCGTGACACGCGCGGGCGAGACGGTCGGCGGTCGTTCCATCATGGGCCTGCTGACGCTCGGTGCCGCGCAGGGCACGTCGATTGGCGTGACGGCGGTGGGCGCGGATGCCGAAGCCTGCCTCGACGCGATCGAGGGATTGCTCGCGGACAGGTTCGGCGAGGACGAGTAG
- a CDS encoding CobW family GTP-binding protein, which translates to MTDDSRRPAPIPLTVLTGFLGAGKTTLLNRLLRDPAFADTLVIVNEFGEVGLDHLLIETVDDDMILLGAGCLCCTVRGDLIGALEDLLRKRDNGRIRPFRRVVIETTGLADPAPILHALIYHPYLVLRYRLQGIVTVVDAVNGDATLDAHPEAVRQAAVADRIVLTKADLDPGAADRLRARLQALNPGAAIDGTDVPAADLLGGPFGLEGARADLRAWLGEAVPDVRAAPQPQDVNRHDASIRAFSLTNDAPVSRAALEMFLDLLRSSQGSKLLRLKGLVAVADDPERPLVLHGVQHVLHAPISLPAWPDQDRRSRLVLIVRDLDPAFVGKLWDAFLGRPAIDAPDAAALTDNPLAIPNG; encoded by the coding sequence ATGACCGACGATTCCCGGCGCCCGGCCCCGATCCCGCTCACGGTCCTCACCGGCTTTCTCGGAGCCGGCAAGACCACGCTGCTGAACCGCCTCCTGCGCGACCCCGCCTTCGCGGACACGCTCGTCATCGTCAACGAGTTCGGCGAGGTCGGCCTCGACCACCTCCTGATCGAGACCGTCGACGACGACATGATCCTGCTTGGCGCGGGCTGCCTGTGCTGCACGGTGCGCGGCGACCTGATCGGCGCGCTGGAAGACCTTCTGCGCAAGCGGGACAACGGGCGCATCCGCCCCTTCCGCCGCGTCGTCATCGAGACGACCGGCCTGGCCGACCCGGCCCCGATCCTTCACGCGCTGATCTATCACCCCTACCTCGTCCTCCGGTATCGATTGCAGGGGATCGTCACCGTCGTCGACGCGGTCAACGGTGACGCGACGCTCGACGCGCATCCCGAGGCCGTCCGGCAGGCAGCCGTGGCCGACCGCATCGTGCTGACCAAGGCGGATCTCGATCCCGGTGCGGCCGATAGGCTGCGGGCACGCCTGCAGGCTCTGAATCCGGGGGCAGCCATCGACGGTACCGATGTACCGGCAGCGGATCTCCTGGGCGGCCCGTTCGGTCTCGAGGGTGCGCGGGCGGACCTGCGCGCCTGGCTCGGCGAGGCGGTGCCGGATGTGCGGGCGGCTCCTCAACCACAGGACGTGAATCGTCACGATGCGTCGATCCGCGCTTTCTCGTTGACGAACGACGCCCCGGTGTCGCGCGCCGCGCTGGAGATGTTTCTCGATCTACTGCGCTCCAGCCAGGGCTCGAAGCTCCTGCGCCTCAAGGGCCTCGTCGCTGTCGCGGACGATCCTGAGCGCCCGCTCGTGCTGCACGGAGTCCAGCACGTCCTGCACGCGCCGATCAGCCTGCCCGCCTGGCCCGACCAGGATCGGCGCTCCCGCCTCGTGCTGATCGTGCGCGATCTCGACCCAGCCTTCGTGGGCAAGCTCTGGGATGCCTTCCTTGGCCGGCCCGCCATCGACGCACCCGACGCGGCGGCCCTCACGGACAACCCCCTCGCCATCCCGAATGGCTGA
- a CDS encoding D-alanyl-D-alanine carboxypeptidase family protein, translating into MPNRLLSRFVRGVIVAASLVGAGAAQAVTAPMLVVDADSGKVIYAQGATDPWYPASITKLMTAYVALDLVRQGKVSLDTLLTISPAAAAEPPSKMGFKPGTQITLDNALKIIMVKSANDVAWAIGENLGGSVDGFADLMNDAARRLGMRESRWANPNGLPDPRQWTSARDMAILGRALIRDFPDSRALFSISAIQFGRSVMANHNGLLGRYAGADGMKTGFICSGGFNVVASATRNGRRIITVVMGQPSARERDLKAADLFDYGFGQTTGWTSQSLDALPSSSSSQPPDMRPYICDKRKPMPVDEGQSAITASAAAAGASADNANAQLMGAAAPPSSALAFATLNSAALRARSLPPRAPLQPVLVWIGRDPAESQIMLNEQEEADKAQKLAARAAKLEAAKVKREAALAAKAAARAEAKAKPEPKSEKAETKHAAKKDVPQPKSAGRGASVPKAATAYTSVETKPAISQAKGGSKPHAAKPAPIAQKTAAKPAPKAKPKE; encoded by the coding sequence ATGCCAAATCGATTGCTGAGCCGTTTCGTCCGAGGTGTCATCGTAGCGGCGAGCCTCGTCGGGGCGGGTGCCGCCCAGGCCGTCACCGCGCCGATGCTCGTCGTGGACGCCGATTCCGGCAAGGTCATCTACGCGCAGGGCGCGACCGACCCCTGGTATCCGGCCTCGATCACCAAGCTGATGACCGCCTACGTCGCCCTCGACCTTGTGCGGCAGGGCAAGGTCTCCCTCGACACGCTGCTGACGATCTCGCCCGCAGCCGCGGCCGAGCCGCCCTCCAAGATGGGCTTCAAGCCGGGCACCCAGATCACCCTCGATAACGCCCTGAAGATCATCATGGTCAAGTCGGCCAACGACGTAGCCTGGGCGATCGGCGAAAATCTTGGCGGCTCGGTCGACGGCTTCGCCGACCTGATGAACGACGCCGCGCGCCGTCTCGGCATGCGCGAGAGCCGCTGGGCCAATCCGAACGGCCTGCCCGACCCGCGCCAATGGACCTCGGCCCGCGACATGGCGATCCTCGGCCGGGCGCTGATCCGCGACTTCCCGGATTCCCGTGCCCTGTTCTCGATCAGCGCGATCCAGTTCGGCCGGTCTGTCATGGCCAACCACAACGGTCTGCTCGGCCGCTACGCCGGCGCCGACGGCATGAAGACCGGATTCATCTGCTCGGGCGGCTTCAACGTCGTGGCGAGCGCCACCCGCAACGGCCGCCGGATCATCACCGTAGTGATGGGCCAACCCTCCGCCCGCGAGCGCGACCTCAAGGCGGCCGACCTGTTCGATTACGGCTTCGGCCAGACGACAGGCTGGACAAGCCAGAGCCTCGACGCACTGCCCTCGTCCTCGTCGTCCCAGCCACCCGACATGCGGCCCTACATCTGCGACAAGCGCAAGCCGATGCCGGTGGACGAGGGCCAGAGCGCGATCACGGCGAGCGCCGCCGCGGCGGGCGCCAGCGCAGACAACGCGAACGCGCAACTCATGGGTGCGGCAGCGCCTCCGTCCTCCGCGCTGGCCTTCGCGACGCTCAACAGCGCGGCCCTGCGCGCCCGGTCCCTGCCGCCGCGCGCGCCGCTGCAACCGGTGCTTGTCTGGATCGGCCGCGATCCGGCCGAGAGCCAGATCATGCTGAACGAGCAGGAGGAGGCGGACAAGGCGCAGAAACTCGCCGCCCGCGCGGCCAAGCTCGAAGCCGCCAAGGTCAAGCGTGAGGCCGCGCTGGCGGCCAAGGCCGCCGCCCGAGCCGAGGCGAAGGCCAAGCCCGAGCCGAAATCGGAGAAGGCCGAGACGAAGCACGCGGCGAAGAAGGACGTGCCGCAGCCGAAATCGGCCGGCCGCGGCGCCTCCGTGCCGAAGGCCGCGACGGCCTATACCTCTGTCGAGACGAAGCCCGCGATCTCCCAGGCGAAGGGCGGCTCGAAGCCCCACGCGGCGAAGCCCGCTCCGATCGCTCAGAAGACGGCCGCAAAGCCCGCTCCGAAGGCCAAGCCGAAGGAGTGA
- the queE gene encoding 7-carboxy-7-deazaguanine synthase, with protein MAYAVKELFHTLQGEGAQAGRAAVFCRFAGCNLWSGREADRAGAACTFCDTDFVGMDGPGGGRYDHPDDLAALIAITWEGGSHGRYVVFTGGEPLLQLDAPLIAAVHARGFEIAVETNGTLPAPPGLDWICVSPKAGTALVQTSGHELKLVFPQAGLDPADLARLDFPRRWLQPMDGPEAAANTRAAIDYCRSDARWRLSLQTHKMIGIP; from the coding sequence ATGGCGTACGCGGTCAAGGAACTCTTCCACACGTTGCAGGGCGAGGGCGCGCAGGCGGGCCGCGCGGCCGTGTTCTGCCGCTTCGCCGGCTGCAACCTGTGGTCGGGGCGTGAGGCGGATCGGGCGGGGGCCGCCTGCACCTTCTGCGACACGGATTTCGTCGGCATGGATGGTCCCGGTGGCGGCCGATACGATCATCCGGACGACCTCGCCGCGTTGATCGCGATCACCTGGGAAGGCGGCAGCCACGGGCGTTACGTGGTCTTCACCGGCGGCGAGCCGCTGCTCCAGCTCGACGCCCCCTTGATCGCTGCGGTGCATGCCCGCGGCTTCGAGATCGCGGTCGAGACGAACGGGACGCTGCCCGCCCCGCCCGGCCTCGACTGGATCTGCGTCAGCCCCAAGGCCGGCACCGCCCTCGTCCAGACGAGCGGCCACGAGCTGAAGCTCGTCTTCCCGCAAGCCGGCCTCGACCCGGCCGATCTCGCGCGGCTCGACTTCCCCCGCCGCTGGCTGCAGCCTATGGACGGGCCGGAGGCCGCAGCCAACACGCGGGCCGCAATCGACTATTGCCGGTCGGACGCCCGCTGGCGGCTGTCGCTCCAGACGCACAAGATGATCGGCATCCCGTGA
- the queD gene encoding 6-carboxytetrahydropterin synthase QueD, with translation MKITQAFTFEAAHRLPNVPATHRCHRMHGHSYRVELTVEGEVDPQTGWIVDFYDMERVFAPILARLDHHTLNEIEGLENPTAENIASWIWHRTKGGLPCLSRVKVCETPMSWAEYEGD, from the coding sequence ATGAAGATCACCCAAGCCTTCACCTTCGAGGCGGCGCACCGCCTGCCGAACGTGCCCGCGACCCACCGCTGCCACCGGATGCACGGCCATTCCTACCGGGTCGAGCTGACGGTCGAGGGCGAGGTCGATCCGCAGACGGGCTGGATCGTCGACTTCTACGACATGGAGCGGGTCTTCGCGCCGATCCTCGCCCGGCTCGACCACCACACCCTCAACGAGATCGAGGGGCTGGAAAACCCGACTGCCGAGAACATCGCGTCCTGGATCTGGCATCGGACGAAGGGCGGCCTGCCTTGCCTGTCGCGGGTCAAGGTCTGCGAGACGCCGATGTCCTGGGCCGAGTACGAGGGCGACTGA
- the queC gene encoding 7-cyano-7-deazaguanine synthase QueC, whose product MGQAAVDDGALVLFSGGQDSTTCLAWALDRFPRVETLGFDYGQRHRVELACRGRLREGIVRIEPSWRRRLGPDHTLNLDALGTVSETALTRDAEIGYAAGGLPNTFVPGRNIVFLTFAATLAYRRGLRHIVGGMCETDYSGYPDCRDDTIKALQVALNLGMERRFVLETPLMWIDKARTWQLAAELGGRPLVDLIIEDSHTCYLGERGSRHAWGYGCGTCPACDLRAKGYARFAAEAVG is encoded by the coding sequence ATGGGACAGGCGGCAGTCGACGACGGGGCGCTGGTGCTGTTCTCGGGCGGCCAGGACTCGACAACCTGCCTCGCCTGGGCACTCGACCGCTTCCCCCGCGTCGAGACGCTGGGATTCGATTACGGCCAGCGTCACCGGGTCGAGCTCGCCTGCCGGGGGCGCCTGCGCGAGGGCATCGTGCGCATCGAACCCTCCTGGCGGCGGCGCCTCGGGCCGGACCACACGCTCAATCTCGACGCGCTCGGCACCGTCTCGGAGACGGCGCTGACCCGCGACGCCGAGATCGGCTACGCGGCGGGCGGGCTGCCCAACACCTTCGTGCCCGGCCGCAACATCGTCTTCCTCACCTTCGCGGCGACGCTCGCCTATCGGCGGGGCCTGCGCCACATCGTCGGCGGCATGTGCGAGACCGATTACTCGGGCTACCCGGATTGCCGGGACGATACGATCAAGGCGCTGCAGGTCGCGCTGAATCTCGGCATGGAGCGCCGCTTCGTCCTCGAGACGCCCCTGATGTGGATCGACAAGGCCCGGACGTGGCAACTCGCGGCCGAACTCGGCGGCAGGCCGCTCGTCGACCTGATCATCGAGGACAGCCACACCTGCTATCTCGGCGAGCGCGGCAGCCGCCATGCCTGGGGCTACGGCTGCGGCACCTGCCCGGCCTGCGATCTGCGGGCCAAGGGCTATGCCCGCTTCGCCGCGGAAGCGGTGGGCTGA
- a CDS encoding TetR/AcrR family transcriptional regulator: MRDTRAELLAEAETLVRGRGYAGFSYADLSEAVGIRKASIHHHFRTKEDLGFALMGAYETRYDAALGTIVADHPDAIGRIEAYGRLYLGGVEQGLGCLCAALATEGDALPPRLREAVVGFFDRHIAWLEGVLRQGQADGSVRADLDTAAHARVVISTLEGALLMERLLGGPRAFSATLRALCASLR; the protein is encoded by the coding sequence ATGAGGGATACGCGCGCGGAGCTTCTGGCCGAGGCCGAGACGCTGGTACGGGGGCGCGGCTATGCGGGTTTCAGCTACGCCGACCTCAGCGAGGCGGTGGGCATCCGCAAGGCGAGCATCCACCATCACTTCCGCACCAAGGAGGATCTCGGGTTCGCCCTGATGGGCGCCTACGAGACGCGCTACGACGCCGCCCTCGGCACGATCGTGGCCGATCACCCGGACGCGATTGGTCGCATCGAGGCCTATGGCCGCCTCTATCTCGGCGGGGTCGAGCAGGGTCTCGGCTGCCTCTGCGCCGCGCTGGCGACCGAGGGCGACGCGCTGCCTCCGCGCCTGCGCGAGGCGGTCGTCGGCTTCTTCGACCGGCACATCGCGTGGTTGGAGGGGGTGCTGCGCCAGGGACAGGCGGACGGCAGCGTGCGGGCCGATCTCGACACCGCCGCCCATGCCCGCGTCGTCATCTCCACCCTGGAGGGTGCGCTCCTGATGGAGCGGCTGCTCGGCGGTCCGCGGGCTTTCTCGGCGACGCTCCGAGCGCTCTGCGCGAGCCTGCGCTGA
- a CDS encoding quinoprotein relay system zinc metallohydrolase 2, with protein sequence MRGSLSRRAALFGGLCLCCLPSLGRAAAERFTMREVGPGIFVRCGPHEEASAENDDAIANIGFIIGRDGVLVTESGGSLADGQWLRAEIRKRSDKPIRHVVLTHVHPDHCFGAAAFAEDEPSFIGHHALRAALEARGEYYRQRLTDILGAEKAGRVVFPTEAVKDATEIDLGDRILRFTAHATAHTNCDLSMLDTGSGLLFPADLLFVNRIPSLDGSLLGWLKEAERLKGTGAARAVPGHGPASVELAPALADLTRYLGALRDGTRRAIAEDWPIEKAVQTVAQSERDNWALFDLYNGRNVTQAFKELEWE encoded by the coding sequence ATGAGGGGCAGCCTCTCGCGGCGTGCGGCCCTGTTCGGCGGCCTGTGCCTGTGCTGCCTGCCGAGTCTCGGGCGCGCCGCGGCCGAGCGCTTCACGATGCGCGAGGTGGGCCCCGGGATCTTCGTCCGTTGCGGTCCGCACGAGGAGGCGAGCGCGGAGAACGACGACGCGATCGCGAATATCGGCTTCATCATCGGGCGCGACGGCGTGCTGGTCACCGAGTCGGGCGGCAGCCTCGCGGACGGGCAGTGGCTGCGCGCCGAGATCCGGAAGCGCTCCGACAAGCCGATCCGGCACGTGGTGCTCACCCACGTCCACCCGGACCATTGCTTCGGCGCCGCGGCCTTTGCCGAGGACGAGCCGAGCTTCATCGGGCACCACGCGCTGCGCGCGGCGCTCGAAGCGCGCGGCGAGTACTACCGGCAGCGCCTGACCGACATCCTCGGTGCGGAGAAGGCCGGCCGGGTGGTCTTCCCGACCGAGGCCGTGAAGGACGCGACGGAGATCGACCTCGGCGACCGGATCCTCCGCTTCACCGCGCACGCCACCGCGCACACCAATTGCGACCTCTCGATGCTCGATACGGGCAGCGGCCTGCTCTTCCCGGCCGACCTGCTCTTCGTGAACCGGATCCCCTCCCTCGACGGAAGCCTGCTCGGCTGGCTGAAGGAGGCGGAGCGGCTGAAGGGGACGGGCGCCGCCCGCGCTGTCCCCGGCCACGGCCCGGCGAGCGTCGAGCTCGCGCCCGCGCTCGCCGATCTCACCCGCTATCTCGGCGCGCTGCGCGACGGGACCCGCAGGGCCATCGCCGAGGATTGGCCGATCGAGAAGGCGGTCCAGACCGTCGCGCAATCCGAGCGGGACAACTGGGCCCTGTTCGACCTCTACAATGGCCGCAACGTCACGCAGGCCTTCAAGGAACTTGAGTGGGAATAG